The following is a genomic window from Acidobacteriota bacterium.
CCGAGGCAATAGCGACGCCATTCTCGCACAGCTTTGCCCGCACATCAACGCGGCTTAGCGGGATGTTGTGGCACATGGGAACCAATTCGGAGGTGCGCTTGGCAGCTGCGATACCGGCAAAACGCGCCACCTCGAGCGGGTCGCCCTTGGGGTTCCGGGGCAGCACTTTCAGCACCTTTGGCGACATGGCGACGAAGGCGCTGGCCTCGGCCACGCGCTTGCTGGGCGCTTTGGCGGAGACGTCGACCATGCGCGCGCGTCCCGATCTGTCGTAGTGCGAGAGTTTTTTATTCACGAAACCCCAAATCCACCACGGAGGCA
Proteins encoded in this region:
- the moaC gene encoding cyclic pyranopterin monophosphate synthase MoaC; protein product: MNKKLSHYDRSGRARMVDVSAKAPSKRVAEASAFVAMSPKVLKVLPRNPKGDPLEVARFAGIAAAKRTSELVPMCHNIPLSRVDVRAKLCENGVAIASEVTTTAATGVEMEALVAASVAALTVYDMCKALDKSIEIRFVRLERKSGGKSGAYVRKKK